The Alnus glutinosa chromosome 10, dhAlnGlut1.1, whole genome shotgun sequence DNA window AATTTTGACTCATTGATGAGTTTATATATCTGCATTCTGTGTTGCTGCTTCCTTGTTTCAGAATTGGAGTGATTTATCCGTTGAATACTCTTTCTTGAATATGGATGATTTGCTATTTCTAGTCCGTTTTGGTGGATCaactttcttctgtttttttctttttcttttatatatatatatgtccttCTCTTAATTGTCTTGTATGTTAACCATCGATTGAATCTGGGGAagttttttccatttttgttcCTCTTATGTGGTTTCTCTCATTGCTGTTACTGGTCATGATATTCTGCTTTGTTTAAGATAATGTTATACATACCTATTTAAAATGCATAAATACATGTGCATGAATGGGATGGTGTAAATGAAGTAACCAATTTGCTATAACATGAAATCTGGAACTAGAGTTTAATTgttctatctttctttctttcttttttcttcttcattttttttttttccttttcaaattatAGATTTCTCGGCTACTGGAACTTTTTGTTGCCTACGAGGAGGATTCTAATGTCAAGTTGGTAATCGTCAAGGTACTCTCCTTCTAAAATACAGTCTTCAAGTCTTATCTTCAAGTTGTATTGTAAATAAACCATAAAGAAATTCAGTTGCATCTTAGAGGATGTTAATTTAAAATCTGTATAATGGATATCATTTTTCTGGAGCATATGTTTCATGCATGAAAAATGATACACATTCATCCCCTACCCATCTCAATTTCAAATCCACATTGGGTCCCACAGATCCAATGGTGGATTTGAAACTTGATTGTATGGAGATGGGTAGGAGATGGTTAGGGGATAGATGTCTAACATGTCCCATATATATGTGGATATGTGTCAGTCTTAAGATTCTTTTAATGTATTATTGTGAcggtttttttttggtatgtaTTTCTACCAACTCTTTTAAGGATTGTGTTGTAAAGTTAACCCCTAGTTGTAGCTGTTGGTTTGAAATACAAGCCCAGCATTGTAGTGAGTGCCGAAaagtaatttgatttgattttggcTAAAGAAAATTGATTGACTGCTTTAGTCCTGTGCGCAAACTTGTTTGAAAAAGCCACCTTCTTAAGGTTGTTTACTTGCAAGACTTGAAGAACCTAATAGTCATCCAATTTGTTGGTTTCATTCATATAGCTTGTAAAGGTTGTTCATTTGCAGGATTTTTAAGAATGTTTCTCATCCATTCATGTAAGATTGGTATTTTACTTTGTTTAACTGATCCTtgtcataatttaaaaattggaCGTGCAACCTATCGTTTCAGCTTCACTGAGAATGCAATCTTTATGACTCTTCTGTTGTCCTGATTTTGTAGGGAAAGGGAAGAGCATTTTGTGCTGGTGGTGATGTTGCAGCTGTTGTTCGTGATATTATTGAAGGTATATGTTCTTTTTATTGCTTAATGGACCACACTGATCCTTAACATTTAGAATATTGATGACCTACAACTTTTGATAAGGTTCAACCTCAGTTAATATGGAagcattttcttcatcttcttcttcttcttcttctagatTCTATTCTTTAGAATATGCTTGATTTATGTAAATGTCAATAATTTATGTTGTAAGACGTGAAGGAAATGAATGCAAAGCATATAATATTGTTCTTTCATATTTGTATGTATTAGGTGACTGGAGATTAGGTGCACATTTTTTTTGCAAGGAGTTCATCTTAAATTACATTATGGCCACATATCGTAAAACCCAGGTGACCCAGTTTGCCATGAAGTGTAAATTTTAATGTATCTTTTATAATGACTTTTTAGAGTGGTAGCATTCTTGGTCAAGTTAAGTTTTGCATCTATGTTCTGCATGTATATATTCTTTCTTAACCATTAGCATGTGAAATTGGTGAAGGTTTCAATTCTTAATGGAATTGTCATGGGAGGTGGGGCTGGCGCTTCGATACATGGTAGATTCCGGGTTGCAACAGAGAACTCGGTATTTGTCTCTTTATCTCTAGTTTAAAGTTATATAGAGTTTTACTTCACCTTGtagaggtgattttttttttttttttatataagtaaatcaatcttATAAAAAGCATAGAGGGGGCTCAACCTATGTACACATGGAGTATAGAGGATAAATCCCCTacaatggagaaaaaaaaaagaacaaaattctaaaaattccgTGAAGCTAGAAAAATCAGGACTACTAAACACCGCCTTCCATGCATAAAAGGGATTTGAGCATAATGGATTTAAGTTGTTCCACCGATTTCTCGCAATCTTCAAAGCCCTTTGCGTGCGctctaatatattttttttctttcgataATGGTGAATTTTATTATGAATTGCACAATTTTCTGTGATTTAAGACACTGACATTGTCTTTTCATTATTATGGCCAATTCTATTTGATGATTGTCTGTTCTGAATGTCTGGATTATGTTTGTCTATCTCATGGTTTTCAATTTCcaacccctccccccccccccgcgcccccaaaaaaaaacccagttTTCATCTTAATTGTTGCTTACTAACTGCAAACATTCTTTTTAAATCACttgtaacaaaaataaaagtgaaCTAAATGTATAATTGCTAGTACAATTGTTGCTATTGCATTTAAGAGACAAGAAAGTTATCTGATAAACAATGTGGGTGTTgaaaaaaaaccctttttttttgttatttattttgggtACTTTAAGCAATCTTGCTTCCTATCTATCTCATGGACTGTTTCTCTGagtcaaggaaaaaaaaaattgtaatgtatGAACTGGATGTTTTCACTACAGCactttgttttgaattttgttattatttattttgggtaCTTTAAGCAATCTTGCTTCCTATCTCATGGACTGTTTCTCTGagtcaaggaaaaaaaaaattgtaatgtatGAACTGGATGTTTTCACTACAGCactttgttttgaattttgttattatttattttgggtaCTTTAAGCAATCTTGCTTCCTATCTCATGGACTGTTTCTCTGagtcaaggaaaaaaaaaattgtaatgtatGAACTGGATGTTTTCACTACAGCactttgttttggattttgttattatttattttgggtaCTTTAAGCAATCTTGCTTCCTATCTCATGGACTGTTTCTCTgagtcaagaaaaaaaaattgtaatgtatGAACTGGATGTTTTCACTACAGCACTTTGTTTTGAATTTCGTTAAAATGTTCTTCAATTTGGTTTTACATAGCTCCTTTTTGTTTCTGCATACTCTAAATTGTAGCATCCCAATGCAACTCCAAACATTTGGGGCTAATAATTCTACATTGTATCCACGTGTGAAAAGTTGCCAGATAATGCTCAATGAAAAATGGTGTATCAATAGATCATGTAGAATGTGGGGAGTTGACTTGCAGATGACTGTCCTTTTAGGAGGCAATccattttttcaagagatcaaaTGGGCACTTTACGAATCTTCTTTAAAAACATTGTGCGTACAGAAAGCCACTGGTAGGCCTCAACCGTGCTTTTCACGAATTCTTAAACATGGTTCCAAGTGTTGGAATTTGCTCATGATGTAGTTCATAAGAATTCACCACTGATCCACCCAAGGATATTGCCTCGTCTCCAACTTAAAGAATTGGAAAATTTTATGAGGTGTTTGTATGGACATATTTTACTGATAGGGAAAAGGTCCATAAATGAATTAGCCTTTCCTTGGGCTGTGGTGATTATAGATTTCTTTAAGTTTTATCTTTATAGTTGAAAATTTTGAGTTGGAAAATGTTTGAGGAGCTAGAGATTTTGTAGCTTAATCTTTCAACAACTTGCGTTTGCAGTTTTCTTTCCCCTTTTCTATGTCAATGCTATCAATTGAATTGGTTTGATTCATCCATCTCAAAATGGTATGTATTTTGGTTTATGCATGCTGTTTATTGTTGGTGGGTTCCATGGTGCTGTTTTCTAACCTATGTCATTGTGGGAATTCAAATAAATGACAATTTACTGAAAATGAGTCAATGCTGATCtgcgtttgttttttttcttttgattggcATGTTATACACACATCTAGTGTCTTAAAACCCACAACCTCACTTTTCACCTTGTACTTATGGGGGAATGAGGTGCCATCTGAACTATTTGTTTCCCATTTTAACGTTCTTGATGGAAATAAATATAATTGAAAGATCATGTATTATTGAGTTGGGTTCAGTTAATCTATGAAAATGGTAATAGTTCTTGATTTCTCTAAAAATCTCTAAATTTAGAAGTTCaagattttatttcttttgccAGGGTCTTTGGACCAAATGGCATCTTCTCTCACTACAAACAATTGATAGTGGAGGGTGAGATCACATGTTCAATCCCGTATTAGTACATGAGTtgtatttacatttttttttttaaaaaaaaaatgaactgcTCTcacctttttctatttttttgaggAGTATTCTTTTAGATTTACTAGCTCTAGCTTTCTTTGGTTAAAATGTATTCTGATACTGGACTTGTTGCAGGTCTTTGCAATGCCGGAAACAGCTTTGGGACTCTTCCCAGATGTAGGTGCCTCTTATTACTTGTCAAGACTGCCTGGATTCTTTGGTAATGCCATTTACATTCTTGATCTATGTACTAACTCTTTATTCCTTAAACAAGGAGGTGAAGTTTAATTTCATCAGTAGTTCGTAGGATTTTAGTCAGCTTATTTCTTTAGTAGATCATTTTCGTGAGTAGTTCAATTCCTATTTGTAGATGAATGACTTATACTACTGCAAACTAGTAGCCTTGGTGTGAGAATTATATTTACTTGGTATAGGacttgaaagagagagatgcaTAATCTGCAGCTTGGGAGTTTCATTGGGAATTAAAGTATTTGGTTATAGGGATCAATTTATCAATTCCTAgcacaaaagaggaaaaaaaagaaagaaagaaaaaaaaggacaaaaattggGATCAAGTACTCAAATGGGTGGTTACATCTCACTAAAAgttgaagaaacaaagaaactggggactaatatttttaataaataaaatcttacaATGAGCATAGGTGCAACAGACCATCATGGGCACTGATTCAGCCTACTATGCAAGTAATCTTCTAGAAAACTCAAAGTTTCATAATTCTTCCATAATTATCAACAGAATAACAGGTGCTTTGACTTGCAATCCGAATGAACTCGAGTGTTTTCTCTCCCATCCTCTTCTTCATTTGCATGTATATGTTATATTTGATTTATATGAAAGTTTCATGTTGTTTTGATTGTTTTAGCCACTGTCATGAAGTTATAGATTTTGATCTCATTTGTAATTGAATATTCATTATATTACTAAACCTTTGGCAGGAGAATATGTTGGTCTTACGGGCACTAGGTTGGATGGTGCTGAAATGCTTGCATGTGGCCTTGCAACTCACTTTGTCCCCTCGGCGGTAGTATTTCATCCTActttaattattagattttagATATAGTGCACAAAGTTctaatgaagaaaaaacatCACCTTGTTTGGTTGAGGAATAGTGCTTGTTGGAAACAGTATCATGCATTGGCATGGTTTTGCTGGCATGATTGATTGTGGTTTTTCGTGGACTAAGTTTCCTGTCTaagtttttcctttccttttttttcttcttcttcttcttcttcttctttttttttttttttatgttatttaggTGAGAAGTAAATTTGTGATAAATATTATACATACATTTACGTGCCACAATTTTCTAGGACAAAAGTGCCCCTTCTTTCTCATTAAAGGTGAGGCTGATTAAGTCATTAATCAAAAACACTGGAAAGCAAATTCGCGAATGTGCTCTAGTGTAAATGGCACCACCTCTTCTCTGTAAGAACAGTGGAGATggtacttataagttataaaaaaagaaaaagaaaaagaacagtgGAGATGCTGAAGTCATGGGTTTGAGACCCATTTCGTGCATGCATAACTTAccaagaaaataataacaaagaaAACGACTTTCTCTACTCCagccctttctctctcttcctgtTTCTCAACAGTAACATCACTTCAAAAAGCCACAACCAGGCCTCCAGTTTGCGACATTCCCTCACTCCAGTTCCCCCCAATCtattctctccatttcttttCTGGTTTCACTTTATTTCATCCTTTTACAATTACATGTAAGTTtctaattgaaaattttcttgatttctcgTTGATCTCTTTATATTGTAAGAAGTGCTGCTAGGTAAGAGGCACAATGTTGAAAATGGTTGAACAGTAAATGACGTCATATTCCATTGTGCATTTTAGCTGGTAATGGTGGCAAGTGTTATCTCTAAGGTTCTTGCAAAGTCCCACAAACCCTGCCCATCCTTTTAGAGTCTCAAGCTGAACCTAATTTTCAAAGAAAACCTCCTCAAACACATTTTATACGCGTAGAGCCTGAAGTTAAAAGGACAAAGGGAACTGAGTTTGCATGGTGAGTGCAGAAGATTAGTGGGGGTTGGTGAGTTGGTTGAAGAAGAAACCCATTACTATGATTGAGGaagagaaaatcattttactaTTACCTATAATGTGGGCAACTTTGTCCCAGAAAAGGGGGGATGATGCAAACTGCTGCATGCATGTAAGAGACTTCTTATagttgtgtatgtgtgtgtatgcaACATATTTGTATTTAACATAGTTTCAAGTTTTCAGGTATTCGCTTCTGTTAACGGTGGCATGCATCTTTCATATTTAAATATCAGTAATGGTCATTTGTAGAAGTCAAATTGATGtttcatttgataaaatttaaagttaaaTCTGCAGTCATGGAAGGAtataaaatacaataatattGCATGGAAAATGAAACTTATTTATTCAAAAATCTTTCATATTTGCTGAAAGtagataatgaattttttaactttaggATATACTTATTATCCCTACTTGCTGTTTGATAATTGTCCTTAAGAATCTTTTGTTGATTATGCCCTTAACATGAAATGCGCTAAATGTGTAGTCCTCACCTCTATGTTTCTCTGCCTTGACTTATTAAAGCCTTTGTCCTTTAATCATGATAGTTAGGCCATTTGAATGCCTTCTTATGAGTTTTAGTTATTGGACAGAGATTGTCTTTGTTGGAAGAAGCACTGCACAAGCTAGATTCAAGTGATCCACCCATCATTTCTGCAATTATTGATGAATACTCACAGAAACCTTATTTGAAAGAGCAAAGTGCATATCGCAGGTAATTTCTGCGTTGAATTAATGTTATTTGTTTTAGTTCTAATTAAATGgcctttattgtttttgttcatATAACTGTATTCCATGTATGCCAAGGATTTTTAACAATTGTGGTGGCAATTTTAGTCAATCATGAAGTTAACTGCTCTAAGTGAACTCTATATTGTCACCGACTAAAATTGTCAGCAAAAAAtagccccccccccctcctcacGGGATCTCTCAACCCCCCTGTTTTTCTATCTAATGATAGGCCCCCCATGTAAATTAGGTTGAAATGCAATAATGCATTTTGTTTATCCATGTTAAGCTTTAATTGTGGGGCTTGTATTAATCTTTTGTTTTAATCTGTACTTATTTTTGTACCTGTGTTTTGCATGCATGAATAAATATGATTTCATTAACGTGCAACTTAAGTTGGGAAGGCCAAAATAAGTACTTATACGAGGTACTTCGACATTAAGTATGTAAGGCTTACTACTTATCTCTTAGATATTTAATTTGCTATGCCTCAAATGAAAAAAGCTCTATCGAATTAATCGGTTGTTCACTTGTTTGTATCATCTTATAATACAACGATGTAACATACATAAATATAAAGGAACTACATCTCAAAGATTAAATGCTGGAAAGGTTCATTAAAATCATTTGTGTTAAGCTGCCTATCTTTCCACCATCCAAGATCCTCgaacttttgattttttatttttataagctCAAGATCCTCATTTTTCGTGGCTATATCTATATTGTTACAGATTGGATGTCATTGATAGGTGCTTCTCTCGAAGAACAGTTGAAGAAATTTTATCTGCCCTTGTAAGTTATTGATATGGATTGTTTCCATGTTCAGAAACTGAATTTCATATCCTCTTTGTTAGGTGTCTTACGGAAAGTTTGCTTGTGCTTTGAGTACTGGTCTTTTTCTTTGGGTGTTTTTGGTGTGCATAGATAGAATTTAACCATTTACCTGACCATATCCTTATGCTTGCTATTGTAGGAGAGAGAGGCCTTGAATACAAAGGATGATTGGATCTCTGCGACAATTCAGTCACTGAAGGGGGCATCTCCAATGAGCCTCAAAATTTCTCTGAGATCAGTAAGGGAATAGAAAGCCTTAGTATTGTCGTTTCATTCAATATTTAAGTGTTAAAGATTGCTTTGTTGTGTGGTTACCACTATAAAAGAAATAggtaaaaatacaaaaccagTCTATGTGGTTGCACCGATTTGCAATAAGCTCCTTAGGGTTTTAAAAATGACTTAAAACTTTTTGTGGTAAGCATTAATGGCAAATAACTCTCCATGTCAAACTTCTGTTTGTAATTCTGACGGAAACTGTCAATGTGCCACATTAGCATTAATAATAACGTGTCCcgtttgataaaaaattataaatataaatataaagaaaaggCCAAATGTTTGGGGGTGGTTGGACCACCCCCAAattggccaaaggggtggccgtCGGCCGAACCACCCACAAGGTCATGGGGTTGTTTGGCCACCCTCTCTGGCCAATgtgggggtggccaaccaccttacacccccccccccccccccccccaacctcCTCTCCGTCTcccccttcccttttttttttttaaaaaaaaaaaaaaaaaaatctgtttattttttatcaaacgagACACGTCTTATTGTTTTTGATACTGGTGTGGCATATTAACGGTTTAGGCCAAAATTACAAACAGAAGTTCAGTGCGGGAAGGTATTTGCCACTTATGCTTACTACTGGGagttttaagttgttttttaAACCCTAAGGTTTATTGCAAATCGGTGCAACCAAATAAAttggttttgtatttttcccaaaGAAATATGATACACCTAGAT harbors:
- the LOC133880169 gene encoding 3-hydroxyisobutyryl-CoA hydrolase 1-like — protein: MAPLNSTKPEEDQVLIEEKSYARILTLNRPRQLNALSFQMISRLLELFVAYEEDSNVKLVIVKGKGRAFCAGGDVAAVVRDIIEGDWRLGAHFFCKEFILNYIMATYRKTQVSILNGIVMGGGAGASIHGRFRVATENSVFAMPETALGLFPDVGASYYLSRLPGFFGEYVGLTGTRLDGAEMLACGLATHFVPSARLSLLEEALHKLDSSDPPIISAIIDEYSQKPYLKEQSAYRRLDVIDRCFSRRTVEEILSALEREALNTKDDWISATIQSLKGASPMSLKISLRSIRQGRLQGVGQCLVREYRMVCHVMRGEVSKDFFEGCRALLLDKDKKPKWEPSKLELISDDMVDSYFSMVDDEVWEDLKLPVRSKLPTYAIAKL